GGGCAAAGGCATTTGTATCAGCTGGAGGCTGAGAACTGTCTCAGCCTCTGAAGCTTCACAAAACTTCACATGAAGTTCTCCCATGTAGTTTGGGGTTCCGATTGCTGAACAGgataatattttaattgttCCTCAAATGCTTTACTTCCCATAGGTTTGGCTTGCCCTTTGTGTTgcacttggaaaaaacaattgcTTGGGATATTCTGCAGAAGGAAATACTGGAGAAGATGCAGTATTTCCTGCGGCCTGCAGCCTGCTTGCAGGTGAGACTAATGTGAGCTGTTGCATGCACAGGTTCCATTGCTGTACTCAGCCCTCTGTCCGCTCACTGGCACAGGCATCTTCGAGACCTTGTACATTTGCTTTGTCATGTCAAACGTGTTCTAGGGTGAAGTCTTTGCCAGCCAGTGGCAGGTTGGGTTGGAGGCACTGAGGTGGTCTCTGTTCTCCTGTTGCAGGTTTGCCCATTCAGCTTGCGAGTGGTCAGTGTTGTGGGCATAACATACTTGCTACCTCAGGAGGAGCGACCCCTCTGCCACCCAACAGTGGAAAGGTGAGCAGGCCCTCAGTGCTGGGTGCTTCCCAGGAGTGGAGAGAGGTGTGTTAGCTGGGAGCCTGGTGTTTACCATGCGGAAATGAACAGTCCTGGTGAGGATGTGTGGCATGCACTGCAGGGgcctgaggagcagggaaatgagGGAGCATCCTTAGGAAGCTGTGTGAGAATACCTCAGTTGTGTGTCCTGCCATCTGGAGTCTGTCCTCCCTGGAAATGGagaacagaatgaaaatattactctcgctatttttaattttttcttgtgtCTGTTGCTCTTTGAAATGTTGATTAAATGTTGGTTCTGTAACAGGTGTATGTTGCCTTACAGAACTCACATACTTGGGTGAAGGCATTTACCAGCTTTGCCAAGTGTTTTGCTGTGTGAATTCCTTTTACTCCTTTGCAAACCTCAGCTGTGGGAGTGAAGGAAGGGTGAAGGGCTTGTGGAGAGAAATTACATGCCTGTAGAAGATAATGTAGACTTTGGATTGAAAGATGGTCTGACTTatttctgctcctccctgcagggcatTGAAGTCATGCGGACAGGGGGGAACTGCTCATGTGAAATTAGTGGTAGAATGGGACAAAGAAACTAAAGATTAGTaagtatgaaataaaaaaccttAAACTGTGTTCACCTCACAATTGCTGCTTGCAGCTTGCTTGTGTGAACTGTGCATCCTTCAGCAAACATGAGATCACTCAAACTccacctgtgcccagcccctgtctgcaggggcagcctggggagcagggggatgtGCTGGTAAATGTGGTGTCTCCCTGATGCAGCTTGTTTGTGAATACAGAAGAGGAATATATTCCAGACTCTGAAAGCGTCCGCCAGCAGAGAGAGCTTCATCATCAACCTCAGATCTGCACTTTATCTCAGTGTTTCCAACTGTACACCAAAGAGGAACAGGTAGATACAGCCTGTGTGCTCTAGCTTGTTCACACGCTGCAGGAACTCCCtcactccaggcagctctgttGTGCAAACATTGATTCCTTGTGACAGGAGAATAGATTTGTAGCACAAGATTAGTTATCTGTGCTGCTAACGGAGCTCCTCTGCAGTGAGAAGCTTGTGGGAGGTCCTGGGTTCTTTGCTGCCCAAATGTTGATACAAGAACTTAGTCCTCTCCTTGGCAATTTCCTCTGTGAAATATTGTGAACATTATAAAGGGTTAGGACAGTGTGGCTTCATGGCTTCAGTTCTGCAGGAAGGtggctgctcccctgctctggctctgctctttGTGTgaggctggagggacaggagtgaTGCTGTGCACAGGCAGGCTAGAGGGGGCTCTGACCTGGCCCCTGCCTGGCGCATGGAAGCCATCTGAATTCCTTTGGTAGTCTCCAATCTGCTGCACAAAGGGCTTGTCTGGAGGTAGTCTTTGGACCCAGGACTGAACTGTGATAGTTTGGGAACCTCTCTAGTTGGTTCTTTCAGAGGTGGGGGAAGAGTTGTTTGGCAGTTTAAATCTCTGGCTGCTGAGTTCTCTGAGCACTGGGCTGTGGAGGGAGGCttgggggacagggagagcctTCAGTGTGTAACTCTGTGCTGTTGGGACTACAGAGGAAGGAGGGGGTTCCCAGAGGGCAGTGAGGTGTCAGAGGGGCATCCAAAGTacacctttcttttttctgttctgattttttttctgcttttttatcCCTGCTTTTTTTCTACTGCTGGTTTTCTTGTGAGAATACTTTTCAGGCTGCCAAGCCTGCCTGCTTTTTGCcttggtttttccttttccttcttctccactTCCAAGGCACTGGTGTTTATGAGGTGCAGAAAGGTCCTCTCCACAGCAGCACGGGCTGAATTCTGCCTTGCAGCAGAAAGTGCCTCCTGAATGAGACACACATATCCCTGCTTGTCACTTTGAAAAAATCATTGGGAACCCTGCATTTCCAGTGAGCTTGATAAGTGCTGGAGGGAGATGAGGCAGAGGGGTCAATGTCtgcacagggcttggggcagcAGGGGAACAGTGGTGTGGTGGAAGCTGCCTTGGAATTTGCAAAGCAATACCCACTCCTGCCTGTTCTTGTAGCTTGCCCCAGATGATGCATGGCGATGCCCACACTgtaagcagctgcagcagggtaGCATCACACTGAGCCTCTGGACCTTACCTGATGTTCTCATCATACATCTCAAAAGGTTTAGACAGGTAAGGATGCCTGTAGTGTTGCTGGAGGACTGCTGAGTGAAGTGAGTAGACTCTCCTCTTTAGAAGCAGCCATTCTGCCCTGTGTGTTCCTCACCTGGGGTTTCCCAGGCATGGTGGCCCTGGCCTCTGCAGCTCATGCTCTTCTCTGTACACAGGAAGGAGACCGAAGGATGAAACTTCAGAACATGGTTAAATTTCCCTTGAGTGGCTTGGACATGACTCCTCACGTTGTGAAAcgcagccagagcagctggagcttgCCATCACACTGGTCACCTTGGAGGAAACCTTATGGCCTCGGCAGAGATCCTGAGGACTACATCTATGACCTGTATGCTGTCTGCAACCACCATGGCACCATGCAAGGGGGACATTATACAGGCAAgtgtcctgctgtgctgtctgtgGGGGAGCCTTTCACAAAGATGCTGGTTATATTCCTGAATGGAGTCAGAAAGGGAGTCACTGATGGAAGCAGTGTCACAAGTTACAGAGGGTGAAGGGAATGGAGCCACCCCAAATGATACTCTGCTCTAAGTGGTAATGGTGGACAAAGAAAGTCCTGAAATGGAAGCTGTTTATTATGTTCTGGCAGCCTCAGGCTTCTGTCTTGCCAGTCAGACTGGAAGATGATGCAAGAATCCATCTGTTCCTCGCATTGTCCGAGTCCATCATAGCAGAGAACCTTATGTTAAATGTCATGCAGCAAACCTGAGAGCAGTAGGAGTGAGAGAGTCTTACTGGAATGTATTATTCCTTAGCATATTGCAAGAATTCTGTTGATGGCCAGTGGTACTGCTTCGATGACAGTGAAGTTCAGCAGCTTTCTGAAAGTGAAGTCTGCAAGCAGACCGCTTACATCCTGTTCTACCAGCGGCGCACAGCGATCCCCTCGTGGTCTGCCAACAGCTCGGTGGCAGGTAagccctgctggccctgtccAGGGGTGCCTCTAACTTGTCCTCCTTGGGTAGTTTGTCCTTCTGGGGAATTTTCCACCCAGTTCTGCTTAAACCCCCATTCTTGTGTCCCAGAACTCAGCGAGGTTTGTCTGAGTCTGTGGCTGGGTGTCAGAGGCCATGGGAACTTTCCAGCTCTTCTCCTAAGGCAGTTttggcagggacatgggggagCCCCTATGCCCCAGCTGGTgactgctcagagctgcccttgTGCAGGACATCAAATTGTGACTCACTCCTTCCCTGTGGCAGCACTCTCAGTCCCAAGGAGGTGCCCATAGTGCCTGTGTTGGTGGAATCCAGGGTGAGCTGTGGGCAGGTGCAGGCTTGGTGACCTGCCctggaaaaaaagggatttttttggcctTGGGGTGGCAACTGAAATGCCAGTGCCTGCATGCTGGTGTTCACAGCACACTGGGACAAGTGCAGTTCTGACCATAAATGCTCCACAAGAGTACATCCCCATTCCTGTGCCAGTGTCTAGGTGCTGGGGCTGCGAGGGCCAGCTCCAGGCTCAGGTGTggcccagggcagtgcaggagtGCCCGACCcggggctgcccagctctgttgatgtgtgtgtgtgtgtgtcctgcagGCTGTGAGGTGTGACCCAGGGCAGTGCAGCAGTGCCTGACCcggggctgcccagctctgttgatgtgtgtgtgtgtgtcccgcAGGCTGCGAGGGCCAGCTCCAGGCTCAGGTGTGACCCAGAGCAGTGCAGCAGTGCCTGACCcggggctgcccagctctgttgatgtgtgtgtgtgtgtcccgcAGGCTGCGAGGGCCAGCTCCAGGCTCAGGTGTGACCCAGAGCAGTGCAGCAGTGCCTGACCATGgggctgcctggctctgctgacctgtgtgtgtgtgtgtgtgtgtgtcccgcAGGCTGCGAGGGCCAGCTCCAGGCTCAGGTGTGACCCAGGGCAGTGCAGCAGTGCCTGACCcggggctgcccagctctgctgacctGTATGTGTGTGTCCCACAGGCTCCACCAGCTCGTCGCTGTGCGAGCACTGGGTCAGCCGGCTCCCGGGCAGCAAGCAGCCCAGCGTGGCCTCGGCCGCCTCCTCGCGCCGCACCTCGCTCGCCTCGCTCTCCGAGTCCGTGGAGCTCACCGGGGAACGCAGCGAAGATGATGGTGTGTATCTCTCCTGGGGACACGCTGGGGCAAGATCCTTACTGAAACAGCTGCAACATCCGTGGTTGCAAGGGATGGTTAGTCCAGCtgagagaggcaggagctggctcGGTGGGAGCACAGATGGGCTTCCGTCTCataggaaaggaggaggagaacagGCAGGAACCTTAAGCCTTTCAAAGAGAGCAAATGCCATCAACAAAACCTCTCAGTCAGGAACTTCTTGTGCTAGTGTTCTCTCTGGGTCTCACTGCATCACCTTTGCAAGGTGGCTGACACAATCCTGACAGATTTAGCATAGGTACTGAttacctgctgctgtgcttaTGGATAGTCTCAGGGAGGGAGATGAAAACTCACCCATGTATGAAAGTTACTGTTCAGTTCCTGGCTTTGCCTGGTTCCTCCACACATTGTCTTGTAACTTCTGAAAATGCAGAGCTTCATGGGTCAGTCAGAGCATTGGAAGCTGGTGTGGAGAtgtccctgcagcagtgctgtgacagCTGTCAGGTCTGACCATGGAAGTCACACTTCTAAAATACTTACATTTTGTGTTTCTAAATACAATTACATCACTTGATCTAGAAGTAGGAATCCTACTTTGCCTTTCATAGAATGCTCTGGGAAATATTCTTTAATACAGAATCATAACCCTAGCTGGTGATCTTGCCAGTTTCAAGGACTTCTGAGGTGCGAACCTTGTGTTTGATCTGGTGCACAGGGATGAGAAAAGAATCTGGGTTATCAGTTAGAGGCTtcagaaagctgctcctgggTGACCCCTAGCACGTAACAGTTGTTGGATTCCTCATTCAGCTTCTGTGCAagaagctgtgcctgcagcctgcATGGGGAGACACATAGTGAGGTGTGGGTGGGCTTCTTGGCTCTCGTGGGGAAATGTGGATGGGTGGGGTAAGCCAGCTGCAGCCTTGGCTTTCCCATTGAGACTGTCACTTGCTTTCTCTGCAGGAGGATTTTCAACTCGACCATTTGTAAGGAGTGTCCAGCGTCAGAGCTTGTCATCCAGATCCTCTGTCACCAGCCCGCTGGCAGTGAGTGAAAATGGTGTCAGGCCCTCGTGGTCGCTCTCTGCAAAGCTGCAGTTCCGCTCCAACTCCCCATCACGCTTCTCTGGAGATTCCCCAGTACATACCTCTGCTTCCACTCTGGAGAAGATTGGGGAAGCTGCTGATGACAAAGTTTCCACCTCGTGCTTTGGCAGCCTGAGGAACCTCTCTAGCAGCTACTTGGAGCCCTGTGACAGCAGTCGGCGAGAGCACAGGACAGCTCGCAGAGCCCCTTTGGCTGTCATGGAAGGGGCGTTCAGGGAAGAGTCCGTTGTAAGGACATCGAGCTCAGACCTTTCAGATGGCTATGGTaaaagctctgtgcagccagacAGGAGTCACCCTGCTCTGGACCCTTTTGATAACAACAATCAAATCGCCTTTGTTGACCAGAGCGATTCTGTGGACAGCTCTCCAGTGAAGGAGGTGAAAGCCCCAGCTGGGACGGGGCTGGCTGCAGAGAAGGCACATGACACCCCTAAGAAGGGTCACAGCTCCAAAGGAGCTTCTGAGCCAGACAAAAGTTtgaggaagggaaggacagTCTTAGCTACCCAAGAGACCAAAGTCTCTCACTCTTCTCCTCCACTGAAGAGCTCTCAGAAAGCTTCCCGGTCTAGAAGTAAGGCAGACTCCTCTAGGGTCAGCGGGCGACACGGGTCTCCTGCTCCCACGCAGgccaggaaggagcacagcacaAAGCCCCTGGAGGCATCTGTCCCTTCAGCTGCACAGAAGCAGAAGTCAGGTTCTTCTCCATCCTCCACGGCTGCCAAGAAAACCCCATCAGGCTCATTGACTAAGGGCTCTTCCTCTGGGAAGAGCCGGACTTCGGAGCGCAGcctcagcagggagggctccaAGGTCAGCCTGGGCTCGGATAAAACGAGCGTCACCAGCGGCTCCAGGACGAGCTCCCCACGGATCAGCCACTCCAGGAGTGACAGCAGGGCAGTGGACAGCAAGCACGTGCGCAGCTCCTCCATGGCCAACCTGCGCTCCCCGAGCGCCGCCGCGCGCTCTGGGCTGAAGAGGGACAGCAAGTCAGAAGAGAAGGGTTTGTCTTTCTTTAAATCAGCCTTAAGGCAGAAGGAGACACGGAGGTCGGCAGACCTGGGGAAGACAACAATGCTTTCAAAAAAGACAGGGAGTGTCAGTTCCAAGTCAGGCAGTAAAAATGTGCTGGAGGACAAACCGGAGAAAGGCGGTGTCCCACCAGCCTCTCAAACCAATGCCAACATtactacaaaagaaaaacttgtCTCAAAAGATGCCACATCTAACAAACATTCTCTGCTATCCAGTCGCAAGTCCAAGTCTTCCCAGCTAGATCCCAGAGTCCAGTCTCCTCCTTCCAGTGGCAAGCAGGCTGCTGACAAGCCGCTGAAAAAGTTACCTTCCAGCATGCAGGTGTCTGTACGGCCTTCTCTGGAACCTCAGTGAAATGCTGCAATCCAGGTGtcttttcttctgctgagaAGCTAATTTATTCTGAGCTCTTGATTTTTGTTCATGTGCCTAATGTATGTTTTGAGGAGAAGTTAACTGCAAGTTGTTAAAGCGCCTTTGATTCTGCCATCAAACCAAATAGCCACAGGCAGCCAGCACTGGTGCAAGTAGCCTAGCTGGAGTCATTGCTGAACATGAATGCAGCTGTCCCATAGCACTTGTACAGGAGTCTCTGTCGAAAGTGCAACAACTTTCTTCAGATTTGGGGGTTGGGACCTGCCCGCAGTTGTACTGACACTGGTGTGCTTTGTAGAGCTGTGAACTGATATTCCTTTGGTCTTGTTCTGAGTGGGCTGTGTCCACACTGGTGTATGgccttgttctgagc
This genomic window from Molothrus aeneus isolate 106 chromosome 16, BPBGC_Maene_1.0, whole genome shotgun sequence contains:
- the USP31 gene encoding ubiquitin carboxyl-terminal hydrolase 31 — translated: MSRVSGPGPAGSAKEKRSFSKRLFRGRAAGGGAGSAPTAAPAPAPSGRSLGGFMSRVLKTLSTLSHYSSEPETRGALAPRLPPPQATGGLGSCFPPGPPRSPEPPPRPAGGSEAVPGVAGLRNHGNTCFMNAILQCLSNTELFAEFLALEQFRGGPPPADGPPPAPGEVTEQLAQLVRALWTLEYTPQHSRDFKNIVSKNAMQYRGNAQHDAQEFLLWLLDRVHEDLNNVVNSSGMPPLKPPLEDDVLLEGPAFPISSTFVQELFQAQYRSSLTCPHCQKQSNTFDPFLCISLPIPLPHTRPLYVTVVYQGKCSHCMRIGVAVPISGTVARLREAVSSETKIPTEQIVLTEMYYDGFHRSFCDTDDLDTIHESDCIFAFETPEIFRPEGILSQRGIHVNNNLNNLKCGTEHSRTIAYSQGMVKSGKLEQSSPKLAANDKIVLLVCNRACTGQQSKRFGLPFVLHLEKTIAWDILQKEILEKMQYFLRPAACLQVCPFSLRVVSVVGITYLLPQEERPLCHPTVERALKSCGQGGTAHVKLVVEWDKETKDYLFVNTEEEYIPDSESVRQQRELHHQPQICTLSQCFQLYTKEEQLAPDDAWRCPHCKQLQQGSITLSLWTLPDVLIIHLKRFRQEGDRRMKLQNMVKFPLSGLDMTPHVVKRSQSSWSLPSHWSPWRKPYGLGRDPEDYIYDLYAVCNHHGTMQGGHYTAYCKNSVDGQWYCFDDSEVQQLSESEVCKQTAYILFYQRRTAIPSWSANSSVAGSTSSSLCEHWVSRLPGSKQPSVASAASSRRTSLASLSESVELTGERSEDDGGFSTRPFVRSVQRQSLSSRSSVTSPLAVSENGVRPSWSLSAKLQFRSNSPSRFSGDSPVHTSASTLEKIGEAADDKVSTSCFGSLRNLSSSYLEPCDSSRREHRTARRAPLAVMEGAFREESVVRTSSSDLSDGYGKSSVQPDRSHPALDPFDNNNQIAFVDQSDSVDSSPVKEVKAPAGTGLAAEKAHDTPKKGHSSKGASEPDKSLRKGRTVLATQETKVSHSSPPLKSSQKASRSRSKADSSRVSGRHGSPAPTQARKEHSTKPLEASVPSAAQKQKSGSSPSSTAAKKTPSGSLTKGSSSGKSRTSERSLSREGSKVSLGSDKTSVTSGSRTSSPRISHSRSDSRAVDSKHVRSSSMANLRSPSAAARSGLKRDSKSEEKGLSFFKSALRQKETRRSADLGKTTMLSKKTGSVSSKSGSKNVLEDKPEKGGVPPASQTNANITTKEKLVSKDATSNKHSLLSSRKSKSSQLDPRVQSPPSSGKQAADKPLKKLPSSMQVSVRPSLEPQ